The genomic segment AAGCACCTCAAACCTCGCCTGCCAGCTCCACCCGCGCATCGGCCTCGATGTTCGGCGGCAGCAGCTTGTACATTACTGGCGTCACCAAACGTCCGATCAAGGTTGAAGTGATCAGACCACCGATGATCACCAGTGCCATCGGCGAGTACAGCGCGGCGCCCTGCGTGGCCAGCGGGATCATGCCGCCGATCGCCGTGACCGAGGTCAGCAGGATCGGCAGGAAGCGGATTTCGCCCGCCTCGGCGATCGCGTCGTCGAGACCCTTGCCGCGCGCGCGCAACTGATTGGTGAAGTCCACCAGCAGAATCGAATTCTTGATCTCGATGCCGGTCAAGGCAATGAATCCGATCATCGCGGTGAAACTCAGCGAGTAGCCGCTGAGCCACAGCATCACCAGGCCGCCCATCACGCCCAGCGGCACCACGCCGGCCACGATCAGGGTGCTCTTGAAGCTGCCGAATTCGAGTACCAGCACCGCGAGAATGCCGAACACGGCCACCAGGATCGCGGTGCCGAAGCCTTCGAAACTCTCCTGCCGACTTTCAACCTCGCCTCCCACGACATAGCGATAGCCGTCAGGCCAGGCGATGCCGTCGAGTTCGCGCGCCAGATCCCAGGTCACCTGCTCGGTGTTGGTCCCGGCACGCGTGTACGCCGTGAGCATCACCGAACGCTCGCGCTGGAAGCGCTCGATCCGCGCCGGCGACTCACGCAGGCGCAGCGCTGCGAGTTCGCGCAAGGGCACCTGCGCGCCGCTGCTGGAGCGAACATGCAGGTCTTCAAGCGCGTCCACCCCCGGCTGCTCGTGCATCGGCGCGCGCAGCACGATCGGGTAGCTGTCGCCGTCGGCTTCCCGGAATTCGCCGGCCTCGAGCCCGGCCAGTGCGAGCCGAACCGTGCGGTCGAACTCGATCGGTGTCACGCCGAGCAAACCGGCCTTGGCGCGGTCGAGATCAAGTTGAAGGTCCACGCGCGTATGCCGCTGCGGATTGCGCACATTGCGCGTGTCCGGATTGGCGCGCATCAGATCCTCCACCTGCGTGGCGAGGTCGCGCAGCGTACTCAAGTCCGGCCCGACCACGCGGAACGCGATCGGCGCTGCGATCGGCGGACCGTTCTCGAATTCCTTGACCACGATTTCGGCGCCCGGAATGCGGTCGAAGCGCTGCCGCAGGCGCTCGTAGAGCTTCGGCGTCTCTCGCGGATCGTATTCGTTCAGCTGCACGAAGATTTCCGCGTAGCTCGCGGAGTATTCGTGCTGGAACAGGTTGTAGTAGATCTGCGGATTGCCGCGGCCGAGGTTGCTCAGCTGATGCGCAACCCCCGGCTCTTCGGCCAAGCCGGCTTCCACCTGCCGCAACACGGTGTCGGTCTGCGCCACGCTGGCGCCGTCCGGCAGGGTCACCTCGACCAGGAACTGCGGCGTATCGGCTTTCGGAAACAGGCTGAAGCCGATCACCGGCAACAACAGGAAACTCGAAGCCACCAGCGCCAGGGACAGGGCAACCGTGGTCTTGGGCCGGCGCAGCGCGCGCCTCAGCAGCGGCGCGTAGATTCCGTGGATGCCGCGCGTCAGCGTGCGCAGCAGCGCATTGCCTTCCTCGCTGCTGTGACGCGGCAGCACGCGGCTGGCCAGAAACGGAATGATGGTCAGC from the Gammaproteobacteria bacterium genome contains:
- a CDS encoding efflux RND transporter permease subunit; this encodes MRISDFAVRNYPFTIVIFALLIAIGASAWQSIPRTEDPYFPISAFQIVAVYPGADPTELERQVVEPIEDAINTLDDVKEIASSIDDGLAMIRVEFEASVDVDKTYDDVAREIGELRAELPDGLVRLEINKINPGLVNIVQVALVSDSADYRLLEDAAEDLQDRLERVPGVRESETWAYPQRELRVELDFKRLARFNLRAVQVLDAVSADNTNVPGGPVTVGARRFNLHTSGDFETLDEVRATVVGGAPGAIVRVRDVADVRWDTGPHEHTARFDGERAVFITANQKDGVNIFETQAAIDTVLDRFATALPAGVRLERGFEQSRNVAHRLSRLGADFSIAIVLVAVTLLPLGLRAAGIVMVSVPLSLATGLAVMYFAGFSLNQLSIAGFVVALGLLVDDSIVVVENIARFLRQGHRRDEAAMLATRQISLAVVGCTATLLFAFLPLLALPGNAGKFVLSLPMAVVSTVLASLFVALTIIPFLASRVLPRHSSEEGNALLRTLTRGIHGIYAPLLRRALRRPKTTVALSLALVASSFLLLPVIGFSLFPKADTPQFLVEVTLPDGASVAQTDTVLRQVEAGLAEEPGVAHQLSNLGRGNPQIYYNLFQHEYSASYAEIFVQLNEYDPRETPKLYERLRQRFDRIPGAEIVVKEFENGPPIAAPIAFRVVGPDLSTLRDLATQVEDLMRANPDTRNVRNPQRHTRVDLQLDLDRAKAGLLGVTPIEFDRTVRLALAGLEAGEFREADGDSYPIVLRAPMHEQPGVDALEDLHVRSSSGAQVPLRELAALRLRESPARIERFQRERSVMLTAYTRAGTNTEQVTWDLARELDGIAWPDGYRYVVGGEVESRQESFEGFGTAILVAVFGILAVLVLEFGSFKSTLIVAGVVPLGVMGGLVMLWLSGYSLSFTAMIGFIALTGIEIKNSILLVDFTNQLRARGKGLDDAIAEAGEIRFLPILLTSVTAIGGMIPLATQGAALYSPMALVIIGGLITSTLIGRLVTPVMYKLLPPNIEADARVELAGEV